The proteins below come from a single Mycobacterium parmense genomic window:
- a CDS encoding DNA-deoxyinosine glycosylase: MSTPLLQGFPPVVDDHARLLFLGSFPSTQSLTVRQYYANPRNAFWPIAGELFGFCPDAPYDARLSALRSHGVALWDVVRECRRVGSADARIDPNELAVNDFQRLFAEFPRITRVYFNGAKAAELYRRLAHAVEGVRYERLPSTSPAHAVRLETKLQAWRAAIASAA, encoded by the coding sequence ATGAGCACACCGCTGCTGCAGGGCTTCCCGCCGGTGGTCGACGACCATGCCCGCTTGCTGTTCCTCGGCTCGTTTCCCAGCACGCAATCGCTGACCGTGCGCCAGTACTACGCCAACCCACGAAATGCCTTCTGGCCGATAGCCGGTGAGCTCTTCGGATTCTGCCCGGACGCACCGTACGACGCACGGCTGAGCGCACTGCGCTCGCATGGTGTCGCCCTTTGGGACGTGGTGCGCGAATGCCGGCGCGTCGGCAGCGCTGACGCGCGGATCGACCCGAACGAATTGGCAGTCAACGATTTTCAACGACTCTTCGCTGAGTTCCCCCGGATCACTCGGGTCTATTTCAACGGGGCGAAGGCCGCCGAGTTGTACCGCAGGCTGGCGCATGCGGTCGAAGGGGTCCGCTACGAGCGGCTGCCGTCGACGAGCCCGGCCCACGCCGTGCGCCTAGAGACGAAGCTACAAGCCTGGCGCGCGGCGATCGCGAGCGCGGCGTAG
- a CDS encoding adenylate/guanylate cyclase domain-containing protein — MEGHGAAGGDQDIDDLLEGLEGAARTERAELVRWLLGQGVTADEIRSTSPPLLLATRHLIGDDGTYVSTREISETHGIDLTLLQRVQRAIGLVRVDDPDAVVHMRADGEAAAHAQQFVELGLDPDQLVLVVRVLAEGLSRAAEVMRYTALSAIMRPGASEVEIAKSSKELVGRIAPMLGPMIQDMLFMQLRHMMETEAINAAERAAGKPLPGAREVTVGFADLVGFTRMGEAVSAEELGQVANRLADLARDVTVPPVRFIKTIGDAVMFVCPEPVPLLDVLLKLVDAVDTDNEFPRLRAGVASGMAVSRAGDWFGSPVNVASRVTDVARPGAVLVADSVWETIDGSGEFQGSFAGARRFKGIKSEVKVFRVRRGT, encoded by the coding sequence GTGGAGGGCCACGGCGCCGCTGGGGGCGATCAAGACATCGACGATCTGCTGGAGGGGCTCGAAGGCGCCGCGCGCACCGAGCGGGCCGAGCTGGTGCGCTGGCTGCTCGGGCAGGGCGTCACCGCCGACGAGATCCGGTCGACCAGCCCGCCGCTGCTGCTGGCCACCCGCCACCTCATCGGCGACGACGGCACGTACGTGTCCACCCGGGAGATCAGCGAGACGCACGGCATCGACCTGACGCTGCTGCAACGGGTGCAGCGCGCCATCGGACTGGTCCGCGTCGACGACCCCGACGCGGTCGTGCACATGCGCGCCGACGGTGAAGCCGCGGCGCACGCGCAGCAGTTCGTCGAGCTGGGCCTCGACCCCGATCAGCTGGTGCTGGTGGTCCGGGTGCTCGCCGAAGGGTTGTCCCGCGCCGCCGAGGTCATGCGGTACACGGCGCTGTCGGCCATCATGCGGCCCGGCGCCAGCGAGGTGGAAATCGCCAAGAGCTCAAAGGAATTGGTGGGCCGCATCGCACCGATGCTGGGTCCGATGATTCAGGACATGCTCTTCATGCAGCTGCGCCACATGATGGAGACCGAAGCGATCAACGCGGCGGAGCGGGCCGCCGGCAAGCCCCTGCCCGGCGCGCGGGAGGTCACCGTCGGCTTCGCCGACCTCGTCGGCTTCACCCGGATGGGCGAGGCGGTGTCGGCCGAGGAGCTGGGCCAGGTGGCCAACCGGCTGGCCGACCTCGCCCGCGACGTGACCGTTCCGCCTGTGCGGTTCATCAAGACGATCGGCGACGCGGTGATGTTCGTGTGCCCCGAACCCGTGCCGCTGTTGGACGTTCTGCTGAAACTTGTCGACGCCGTGGACACTGACAACGAGTTCCCCCGGTTGCGGGCGGGTGTTGCCTCCGGGATGGCGGTCAGCCGGGCCGGTGACTGGTTCGGCAGCCCGGTCAACGTGGCGAGCCGGGTCACCGACGTCGCGCGTCCGGGCGCCGTGCTGGTCGCGGACTCGGTGTGGGAGACCATCGACGGCAGCGGCGAGTTTCAGGGGTCCTTCGCCGGCGCGCGTCGCTTCAAGGGCATCAAAAGCGAGGTCAAGGTTTTCCGGGTCCGGCGAGGAACGTGA
- a CDS encoding serine/threonine-protein kinase PknH/PknJ, whose translation MVDEQSSRVGSTFGPYHLKRLLGRGGMGEVYEAEHAVKGWTVAVKLLSAQFSKDPVFRERMKREARIAGRLQEPHVVPIHDYGEIDGQMFLEMRLVEGTDLDSVLRRFGPLTPPRAVAIVTQIASALDAAHAAGVMHRDVKPQNILVTRDDFAYLVDFGIASAATDEKITQLGTAVGTWKYMAPERFTSDEVTYRADIYALACVLHECLTGAAPYQCDSAGALVTAHLMDPIPQPSVTRPGVPTAFDAVIARGMAKKPEERYASAGDLALAAHEALDDPDQNQALALLRRSREATLPDTVAAAPPPVPAATPPMPSAYPPPPAPAFYGSGNWGAPPGAPSTGPPAWNRPPPKPGRSPWPIVAAVAGVLVVVVSGAALWLVLRPRLVAPPDPIPAGRLGALLLGPAEVNSVMGSSAMQPGKPMQSMDASAVTLSLPDCQGALYTTQDPVYAGTGYTGVSGVVSSEPGDNYDHWVNQAVVAFPSAEKANSFLQSSADKWKACAGQTVTVTNKGNTYRWAFAQVQGAPPKIAVMDSQEGADGWECQRAMSVANNVVVDVNACGYHISNQGTAIADKIAGKITAD comes from the coding sequence ATGGTCGACGAACAGTCCTCTCGAGTGGGCTCGACCTTCGGCCCCTACCACCTGAAGAGGCTGCTGGGCCGCGGTGGCATGGGCGAGGTGTACGAGGCCGAGCACGCCGTCAAAGGGTGGACCGTGGCGGTCAAGCTGCTCTCGGCACAGTTCAGCAAGGACCCCGTCTTCCGGGAGCGGATGAAGCGCGAGGCTCGCATCGCCGGGCGTTTGCAGGAACCCCACGTCGTGCCGATTCACGACTACGGCGAGATCGACGGTCAGATGTTTCTGGAGATGCGCCTTGTCGAGGGCACCGACCTGGACAGCGTGCTCAGGCGCTTCGGCCCCCTGACCCCGCCGCGAGCGGTCGCGATCGTCACCCAGATCGCCTCGGCCCTCGACGCCGCCCACGCCGCCGGGGTGATGCACCGCGACGTCAAACCGCAGAACATCCTGGTGACCCGCGACGACTTCGCGTACCTGGTCGACTTCGGCATCGCCAGCGCAGCAACCGACGAGAAGATCACTCAGCTGGGCACGGCGGTGGGTACCTGGAAATACATGGCGCCCGAACGGTTTACGAGCGACGAAGTGACCTACCGCGCCGACATCTACGCGCTCGCCTGCGTCCTGCACGAATGCCTCACCGGAGCGGCGCCCTACCAGTGCGACAGCGCGGGAGCCCTGGTGACCGCCCACCTCATGGACCCCATCCCGCAGCCCAGCGTCACGCGCCCGGGCGTCCCGACGGCCTTCGACGCGGTGATCGCGCGGGGCATGGCGAAAAAGCCGGAGGAACGCTACGCCAGTGCCGGTGATCTGGCCCTGGCCGCGCACGAAGCCCTGGACGACCCCGACCAGAATCAGGCCCTGGCCCTCTTGCGGCGCAGCCGGGAAGCCACCCTGCCCGACACGGTCGCGGCCGCTCCACCCCCCGTTCCGGCGGCGACACCCCCGATGCCCTCGGCCTATCCTCCGCCGCCGGCACCCGCCTTCTACGGCAGTGGCAACTGGGGCGCGCCGCCCGGCGCACCGTCGACCGGCCCGCCGGCCTGGAACCGGCCCCCGCCGAAACCGGGGCGAAGCCCTTGGCCGATCGTCGCCGCCGTCGCCGGGGTGCTGGTGGTCGTGGTCAGCGGGGCGGCCCTCTGGCTCGTGCTGCGGCCCAGGCTGGTTGCGCCCCCGGACCCGATACCGGCCGGGCGCCTCGGCGCCCTGCTGCTGGGCCCCGCGGAGGTCAACTCGGTAATGGGCTCCTCGGCCATGCAGCCCGGAAAGCCGATGCAGTCGATGGACGCGTCTGCGGTGACGTTGTCACTGCCGGACTGCCAGGGAGCGCTCTACACGACCCAGGACCCGGTGTACGCGGGCACCGGCTACACAGGCGTGAGCGGCGTGGTGTCGTCCGAACCCGGAGACAACTACGACCACTGGGTCAACCAGGCCGTGGTGGCTTTTCCCTCCGCCGAGAAGGCCAACAGCTTCCTGCAGAGTTCCGCGGACAAGTGGAAGGCCTGCGCCGGCCAGACGGTGACCGTCACCAACAAGGGCAACACCTACCGCTGGGCCTTTGCGCAGGTGCAGGGTGCGCCGCCGAAGATCGCGGTGATGGACTCCCAGGAGGGCGCGGACGGTTGGGAGTGCCAGCGCGCGATGAGCGTGGCCAACAACGTGGTGGTCGACGTCAACGCGTGTGGGTACCACATCAGCAACCAGGGCACCGCGATCGCCGACAAGATCGCCGGCAAGATCACCGCCGACTAG